Sequence from the Rhodoflexus caldus genome:
GGCGAACGGTACATTTGGCTCAAAGGCAGATTCTGGCCGCAACGGCACCCGTAGAGACTTTGGGTGAATGGGTGTTGCAGCGCAAGCGGTGGTTTGCCGGCGCACTTGCCATGCCGCTCCCTTTGCGGATGTTGATGCTGACAGACGGTTTGTTGCTGTTCATTCTGGCGGCAGTTGCGGTTTTTTCCCTGCCTGCTGCCGTAGGTCTTTGGGTAGGCAGATTTGCCGTTCACGCATTGATTAGCGGCAGTTATCTATTCAAAATGGGGCGTGGCGGCCTCACACTGCTGCTACCCTGCTACGAAGTGCTAATCACTTTGCTCAATCCGTTGGTTTTTCTGCATTATCTTTTCTTTCGGTACACCAACTGGAAGGAACGCCACTATGACCTTTGAGTCAGGTAAGCAAGCCATCGGAAAAATCCTGTTTATTTGCGAAAGTTTATTTGCGAAAGTTTTTTTTGCGTAAGCTATTGAAAAACAACCCTTTAAATTTAAACCTGAAGAACTTGGCAACCCCTCAGGTTGGGGTATAAGAACGTCGCCGATGGGGATTACCGCCCCACCTTGCCGACGGTTTTTTCCGACCAATGCGGGAATCTGCAAAACGGCTGCATTTTACGGCAAATGGCTTACCTTTGCGGCGTTTATTTTTCGTCATGGCTGCAAAGTACGTATTTGTAACGGGGGGCGTAACTTCCTCGCTGGGTAAAGGAATTATCGCCGCCTCATTAGCCAAACTCTTACAGGCAAGAGGGCTTTCCGTTACCATCCAAAAGTTTGACCCGTATATCAACATTGACCCGGGAACGCTCAACCCCTATGAGCACGGCGAATGTTACGTAACCGAAGACGGCGCAGAAACTGACCTTGATTTGGGTCATTATGAGCGCTTTTTGGACGTGCCGACTTCGCAGGCAAACAACATCACCACGGGCAGAATTTACAACAACGTTATCACCAAAGAGCGCGAAGGTGCTTATTTGGGTAAAACCGTACAGGTTGTTCCACACATTACCGACGAAATTAAGCGCAACATCTACCTGCTCGGCGAAACGGGCAAGTACGATGTGGTCATTACCGAAATCGGCGGCTGTGTGGGCGATATTGAATCGCTGCCTTTTATTGAAGCCGTGCGTCAGGCACGTTGGGAACTCGGCGCAGATAACTCAATCGTTATCCACCTCACCCTGATTCCGTACCTGAAAGCCGCGGGCGAACTGAAAACCAAACCGACGCAGCACTCAGTCAAAATGTTGCTGCAATCCGGCGTGCAGCCCGATATTCTGGCCTGCCGTTCCGAATACCCCATTCCGCTGGATATCCGCAAAAAACTGGCGCTGTTCTGCAACGTAAGCCTTGACGCGGTCATTGAAGCACTTGATGCGGAAACCATTTATGACGTGCCGCTGCTGATGCGCAAAGAACGTTTAGACGAAATCGTACTGGAAAAATTGCGCCTGCCCAAAGAAGGTAAACCCGACATAGAAGCATGGAAAAATTTCTTGGGCAAACTCAAAAACCCGACCAGCGAAGTAAACATCGGGTTGGTGGGCAAATACGTAGAGCTGAAAGACTCCTACAAGTCCATTTCAGAGGCCTTCATCCATGCCGGAGCCGTCAATGAATGTAAAGTCAATCTACACTGGATTAAAGCCGAGAGCCTTGTAAACAAGGAAGAAGCCGCCGCCGTTTTGGGCAGCCTGAACGGTATTTTGGTTGCTCCCGGTTTCGGCGAGCGCGGCATTGAAGGCAAAATCAACGCCGTGGAATTTGCCCGCGTGCATAACATTCCGTTCTTCGGCATCTGTTTGGGGATGCAGTGCGCCGTTGTGGAATTTGCCCGCAACGTGTTGCATTTGGAAGAAGCAGCTTCTACGGAAATGAACCCCAACACGCCGCATCCGGTAATTTCGTTGATGGAAGACCAGAAAAATATTACCCAAATGGGCGGCACCATGCGGTTAGGGGCTTATCCTTGTGAACTAAAAAAGGGCAGCATTGCCCACAGCATCTACGGCGAACTGAAAATCAAGGAACGCCACCGCCACCGCTATGAGTTCAACAATGCCTATTTGGAAATGTTTCAGAAGGCAGGCATGATTCCTTCGGGTATCAATCCTGAGTCGCAGTTAGTGGAGATAGTGGAGCTTAAAAACCACCGTTATTTCATCGGGGTACAGTTCCACCCCGAACTGAAAAGCACAGTAGCACGTCCGCATCCGCTGTTTGTGCGCTTTGTGAAAGAAGCCATTCAGCATGTTACCGACGGGCATCACAGTTAAATCACCGTTTTGAAGTATTGTAAAATCCCGACAATCACTCCCAATTTATCATGGATAAAAATTCAACCATTGGCATTGTCCTGATTTCGGCCATGTTGCTGATTTATCTGACCTTCTTCAGCGAAGGGCCGCAAACTCCGCAACAATCGGCCACAACCGACAGCACACAGGTAACTCAACCGGCTGCCAATCAGCCCGCTACGCTGAAGCCCGGTAATGCAGAAGCGGAAGCCATGGCACTTCCCGATTCGGTTTTC
This genomic interval carries:
- a CDS encoding CTP synthase encodes the protein MAAKYVFVTGGVTSSLGKGIIAASLAKLLQARGLSVTIQKFDPYINIDPGTLNPYEHGECYVTEDGAETDLDLGHYERFLDVPTSQANNITTGRIYNNVITKEREGAYLGKTVQVVPHITDEIKRNIYLLGETGKYDVVITEIGGCVGDIESLPFIEAVRQARWELGADNSIVIHLTLIPYLKAAGELKTKPTQHSVKMLLQSGVQPDILACRSEYPIPLDIRKKLALFCNVSLDAVIEALDAETIYDVPLLMRKERLDEIVLEKLRLPKEGKPDIEAWKNFLGKLKNPTSEVNIGLVGKYVELKDSYKSISEAFIHAGAVNECKVNLHWIKAESLVNKEEAAAVLGSLNGILVAPGFGERGIEGKINAVEFARVHNIPFFGICLGMQCAVVEFARNVLHLEEAASTEMNPNTPHPVISLMEDQKNITQMGGTMRLGAYPCELKKGSIAHSIYGELKIKERHRHRYEFNNAYLEMFQKAGMIPSGINPESQLVEIVELKNHRYFIGVQFHPELKSTVARPHPLFVRFVKEAIQHVTDGHHS